From a single Streptomyces misionensis genomic region:
- a CDS encoding alkyl hydroperoxide reductase: MSLDSLKSRIPDYAKDLKLNLGSVIGNSDLPAQQLWGTVLATAIASRSPIVLRELEPEAKANLSPEAYTAAKSAAAIMAMNNVFYRTRHLLSDHEYGTLRAGLRMNVIGNPGVEKVDFELWSFAVSAINGCGMCLDSHEQVLRKAGMERDTIQEAFKIAAVVQAVGATLEAEAVLAE, from the coding sequence ATGTCGCTCGACTCGCTGAAGTCCCGGATCCCGGACTACGCCAAGGACCTCAAGCTCAACCTGGGCTCGGTCATCGGCAACTCCGACCTGCCGGCGCAGCAGCTGTGGGGCACGGTGCTGGCCACGGCCATCGCCTCGCGCTCCCCGATCGTGCTGCGCGAGCTGGAGCCGGAGGCGAAGGCGAACCTCTCGCCGGAGGCGTACACCGCGGCCAAGTCCGCGGCCGCCATCATGGCGATGAACAACGTCTTCTACCGCACCCGGCACCTGCTGTCGGACCATGAGTACGGCACCCTGCGCGCGGGCCTGCGGATGAACGTCATCGGCAACCCGGGCGTGGAGAAGGTCGACTTCGAGCTGTGGTCGTTCGCGGTCTCCGCGATCAACGGCTGCGGCATGTGCCTGGACTCGCACGAGCAGGTGCTGCGCAAGGCCGGCATGGAGCGGGACACCATCCAGGAGGCCTTCAAGATCGCCGCCGTCGTGCAGGCGGTCGGCGCCACCCTGGAGGCCGAGGCCGTCCTGGCCGAGTAG
- a CDS encoding pilus assembly protein TadG-related protein, translating to MTRPGRDAGQAFPIYLTVVAGLLFLAFAYLAVGQAAVNRGGAQTAADASALAAAQDVRDQLAGQWLKVLRDPAKWQDVFDGRTPVLGDPCARAGELAARNDARLTACSPPGPLEYRTEVRTDKSVGRSVVPGTEKFRSTASATAEIEPLCTFELPAEGAAKAPLPRLTCKDRVWDLEPDDPSGLPGPDDLFDVHLAD from the coding sequence CTGACCCGGCCGGGCCGGGACGCAGGGCAGGCCTTCCCCATCTATCTCACGGTGGTGGCGGGCCTGCTCTTTCTCGCGTTCGCCTACCTCGCGGTCGGCCAGGCCGCGGTGAACCGGGGCGGCGCCCAGACGGCCGCCGACGCCTCGGCGCTCGCGGCGGCCCAGGACGTGCGGGACCAACTCGCGGGCCAGTGGCTGAAGGTGCTGCGGGACCCGGCGAAGTGGCAGGACGTCTTCGACGGCCGGACGCCGGTCCTCGGCGACCCCTGCGCCCGGGCCGGGGAACTCGCGGCCCGCAACGACGCCCGGCTGACCGCGTGCTCCCCGCCGGGCCCGCTGGAGTACCGGACCGAGGTGCGCACGGACAAGTCCGTCGGCCGCTCGGTCGTGCCCGGGACCGAGAAGTTCAGGTCGACCGCCTCCGCCACCGCCGAGATCGAACCGCTGTGCACCTTCGAGCTCCCGGCCGAGGGCGCCGCCAAGGCTCCGCTGCCCCGGCTCACCTGCAAGGACAGGGTGTGGGACCTCGAACCGGACGATCCGTCGGGACTCCCCGGGCCCGACGACCTCTTCGACGTCCATCTGGCCGACTGA
- a CDS encoding peroxiredoxin produces MLTVGDKFPEFDLTACVSLEKGKEFEQINHKSYEGKWLVVFAWPKDFTFVCPTEIAAFGKLNDEFADRDAQILGFSGDSEFVHHAWRKDHPDLTELPFPMMADSKHELMRDLGIEGEDGFAQRAVFIVDPNHEIQFTMVTAGSVGRNPKEVLRVLDALQTDELCPCNWSKGDETLDPVALLAGE; encoded by the coding sequence GTGCTCACTGTCGGTGACAAGTTCCCCGAGTTCGATCTGACCGCCTGCGTCTCGCTGGAGAAGGGCAAGGAGTTCGAGCAGATCAACCACAAGTCCTACGAGGGCAAGTGGCTGGTCGTGTTCGCCTGGCCGAAGGACTTCACCTTCGTCTGCCCGACCGAGATCGCCGCGTTCGGCAAGCTGAACGACGAGTTCGCCGACCGCGACGCCCAGATCCTCGGCTTCTCCGGTGACTCCGAGTTCGTGCACCACGCCTGGCGCAAGGACCACCCGGACCTGACCGAGCTGCCCTTCCCGATGATGGCCGACTCCAAGCACGAGCTCATGCGTGACCTGGGCATCGAGGGCGAGGACGGCTTCGCGCAGCGCGCCGTGTTCATCGTGGACCCGAACCACGAGATCCAGTTCACGATGGTCACCGCCGGTTCCGTGGGCCGTAACCCCAAGGAGGTCCTGCGGGTCCTGGACGCGCTCCAGACCGACGAGCTGTGCCCCTGCAACTGGAGCAAGGGCGACGAGACCCTCGACCCGGTCGCGCTGCTGGCTGGTGAGTGA
- a CDS encoding PhoH family protein → MVTSTKRHKPDRRTYVLDTSVLLADPNALIRFEEHEVVLPVVVVTELEAKRHHPELGYFARQALRLLDEYRVRHGRLDAPIPIGELGGTMRVELNHSDPSVLPTGYRLGDNDSRILAVARNLQAEGFDVTVVSKDLPLRIKASSVGLLAEEYRAELAITENSGWTGMSELSLPGEQVDILFEEGHLYVPEASGLPVHTGLTIQSERGKALGRVTAEGNVRLVRGDREAFGIKGRSAEQRIALDLLLDPDVGIVSMGGRAGTGKSALALCAGLEAVLERRQHQKVMVFRPLYAVGGQELGYLPGTEAEKMSPWAQAVFDTLSAVTSREVIEEVTARGMLEVLPLTHIRGRSLHDAFVIVDEAQSLERNVLLTVLSRIGANSRVVLTHDVAQRDNLRVGRYDGVVAVVEKLKGHPLFAHVTLTRSERSQIAALVTEMLEDGHI, encoded by the coding sequence GTGGTGACCAGCACAAAGCGCCACAAGCCAGACCGGCGCACCTATGTTCTCGACACCAGCGTCCTGCTGGCCGACCCGAACGCCCTGATCCGCTTCGAGGAGCACGAGGTGGTGCTCCCCGTCGTGGTGGTCACGGAGCTGGAGGCCAAGCGGCACCATCCCGAACTCGGGTACTTCGCCCGCCAGGCGCTGCGCCTGCTGGACGAGTACCGGGTGCGGCACGGCCGCCTGGACGCCCCCATCCCGATCGGGGAACTCGGCGGGACCATGCGTGTCGAGCTCAACCACTCGGACCCCAGCGTGCTGCCCACCGGCTACCGCCTGGGGGACAACGACTCGCGCATCCTCGCGGTGGCCCGCAATCTGCAGGCCGAGGGGTTCGACGTCACCGTCGTCTCGAAGGACCTGCCGCTGCGCATCAAGGCGTCGTCCGTGGGCCTGCTCGCCGAGGAGTACCGGGCCGAGCTGGCCATCACGGAGAACTCCGGCTGGACCGGGATGAGCGAACTGTCGCTCCCCGGCGAGCAGGTGGACATCCTCTTCGAGGAGGGACACCTCTATGTTCCGGAGGCCTCCGGCCTTCCCGTGCACACCGGCCTGACCATCCAATCGGAGCGCGGCAAGGCGCTCGGACGCGTCACCGCGGAGGGCAACGTCCGGCTGGTGCGCGGCGACCGGGAGGCGTTCGGCATCAAGGGCCGCAGCGCCGAGCAGCGCATCGCCCTGGATCTGCTGCTCGACCCGGACGTCGGGATCGTCTCCATGGGCGGCCGGGCCGGCACCGGCAAGTCGGCGCTGGCGCTGTGCGCGGGTCTGGAGGCGGTGCTGGAGCGCCGGCAGCACCAGAAGGTCATGGTGTTCCGGCCGCTGTACGCGGTCGGCGGGCAGGAGTTGGGCTATCTGCCGGGCACCGAGGCGGAGAAGATGAGCCCCTGGGCGCAGGCCGTCTTCGACACGCTGTCGGCGGTCACCAGCCGGGAGGTCATCGAGGAGGTCACCGCGCGCGGCATGCTGGAGGTGCTGCCGCTCACCCACATCCGCGGCCGCTCGCTGCACGACGCGTTCGTCATCGTGGACGAGGCGCAGTCGCTGGAGCGGAACGTGCTGCTGACGGTGCTGTCCCGGATCGGCGCCAACTCCCGGGTGGTCCTCACCCATGACGTGGCGCAGCGGGACAACCTGCGGGTCGGCCGCTACGACGGCGTCGTCGCCGTGGTGGAGAAGCTGAAGGGGCATCCGCTCTTCGCGCACGTCACGCTGACCCGCTCGGAGAGGTCGCAGATCGCCGCCCTGGTGACCGAAATGCTCGAAGACGGCCATATCTGA
- a CDS encoding class I SAM-dependent methyltransferase: MTEKPSFAELVAEGAAVPTEGWDFSWFEGRATEARPSWGYARSAGERLGRAEAALDVQTGGGEVLAFALDSAAPARPALIAATEGWAPNAAKATALLRPRGVVVVTAPDDAPLPFADEAFDLVLSRHPVTPHWAEIARVLRPGGTYFAQHVGPASVFELVEYFLGPQPESARGARDPERERAAAEAAGLEIVGLRAERLRMEFHDIAAVVHFLRKVVWMVPGFTVEAYEPQLRSLHERIEREGPFVAHSARHLVDARKPR; this comes from the coding sequence ATGACAGAAAAGCCGTCGTTCGCCGAGCTCGTGGCCGAGGGGGCCGCCGTGCCCACCGAGGGGTGGGACTTCTCCTGGTTCGAGGGGCGGGCCACCGAGGCCCGGCCCTCATGGGGGTACGCCCGGTCGGCGGGGGAGCGGCTGGGCCGCGCCGAGGCCGCGCTGGACGTCCAGACCGGCGGCGGCGAGGTGCTGGCCTTCGCCCTCGACTCGGCCGCCCCGGCCCGGCCGGCGCTGATCGCCGCCACGGAGGGCTGGGCGCCGAACGCGGCCAAGGCCACCGCCCTGCTGCGGCCGCGCGGTGTGGTGGTCGTCACCGCCCCGGACGACGCGCCGCTGCCGTTCGCCGACGAGGCCTTCGACCTGGTGCTCAGCCGGCACCCGGTGACGCCCCACTGGGCCGAGATCGCACGGGTGCTGCGGCCCGGCGGCACGTACTTCGCCCAGCACGTCGGGCCCGCCAGCGTCTTCGAACTGGTCGAGTACTTCCTCGGGCCGCAGCCGGAGTCCGCGCGCGGCGCCCGTGACCCGGAGCGGGAGCGGGCCGCGGCCGAGGCGGCGGGCCTGGAGATCGTGGGGCTGCGGGCGGAGCGGCTGCGGATGGAATTCCATGACATCGCCGCCGTTGTCCACTTCCTGCGCAAGGTCGTCTGGATGGTGCCCGGGTTCACCGTCGAGGCGTACGAGCCCCAACTGCGGTCGCTGCACGAGCGGATCGAGCGGGAGGGCCCGTTCGTCGCGCACAGCGCGCGGCATCTCGTGGACGCCCGCAAGCCCCGTTAG
- a CDS encoding LysR substrate-binding domain-containing protein, which translates to MGNGKRRQPSLAQLRAFAAVAEHLHFRDAAAAIGMSQPALSGAVSALEETLGVTLLERTTRKVLLSPAGERLAVRARAVLDAVGTLLEEAEAVRAPFTGALRLGVIPTVAPYLLPTVLRLVHERYPDLDLQVHEEQTASLVDGLSTGRLDLLLLAVPLGVPGIAELPLFDEDFVLVTPLDHWLGGREGIGREALKELNLLLLDEGHCLRDQALDICREAGRADAPVTTTAAGLSTLVQLVAGGLGCTLLPRTALKLETTRSSQLLTGYFADPAPSRRIALAMRAGAARGAEYEELAAALREAMRALPVRVLGDG; encoded by the coding sequence ATGGGTAACGGCAAGCGGAGGCAGCCCAGCCTCGCACAGCTACGGGCCTTCGCCGCCGTGGCGGAGCACCTGCACTTCAGGGACGCGGCGGCGGCCATCGGGATGAGCCAGCCCGCCCTGTCCGGCGCGGTCTCGGCGCTGGAGGAGACACTCGGCGTGACCCTCCTCGAGCGTACGACGCGCAAGGTACTGCTCTCGCCCGCGGGGGAGCGCCTCGCCGTGCGGGCCAGGGCCGTGCTGGACGCCGTCGGCACCCTCCTGGAGGAGGCGGAGGCGGTCCGGGCGCCGTTCACCGGGGCGCTCCGGCTCGGCGTGATCCCGACCGTGGCACCGTATCTGCTGCCGACCGTGCTGCGGCTCGTGCACGAACGCTATCCGGACCTGGACCTCCAGGTGCACGAGGAGCAGACCGCGAGCCTCGTCGACGGACTGAGCACCGGCCGGCTCGACCTGCTGCTGCTCGCGGTCCCGCTCGGGGTGCCCGGCATAGCCGAACTGCCCCTGTTCGACGAGGACTTCGTGCTCGTCACCCCGCTCGACCACTGGCTCGGCGGCCGCGAGGGCATCGGGCGCGAGGCGCTGAAGGAACTCAATCTGCTGCTCCTGGACGAGGGGCACTGCCTGCGCGACCAGGCCCTGGACATCTGCCGCGAGGCGGGCCGCGCCGACGCCCCGGTCACCACCACCGCCGCCGGGCTGTCCACGCTGGTCCAGCTGGTCGCCGGCGGTCTCGGCTGCACCCTGCTGCCGCGCACCGCGCTCAAGCTGGAGACCACCCGCAGCAGCCAGTTGCTCACCGGCTACTTCGCCGATCCCGCCCCGAGCCGCCGGATCGCCCTGGCGATGCGCGCGGGAGCGGCACGCGGTGCCGAGTACGAGGAACTGGCGGCGGCCCTGCGCGAGGCGATGCGGGCACTGCCGGTACGCGTCCTCGGCGACGGCTGA
- a CDS encoding AI-2E family transporter has product MSRVPGWLGKLGAGLTEMSERLDARRVEAEQEDAVPGPPSAPAPARAQQAVTDGAADAVPHARRPVPSVPVARPDPAQAVPWGVRVAAEAGWRLLVLAGTVWVLMRVISAIQLVVFAFVIALLVTALLQPTVARLTRRGVPRGPATALTAISGFVVIGLMGWFVTWQVMENIDTLSTQIQSGIDDLRNWLLKSPFHVTDKQINQIAKNLREAIGANADQITSAGLEGVQVIVEALTGILLVFFSTLFLLYDGKRIWQWFLKLVPSAAREGVAGAGPRAWRTLTAYVRGTVLVALIDAIFIGIGIYFLDVPMAVPLAVFIFLFSFIPLVGAVASGALAVIVALVTQGVFTAVMTLVVVLAVQQIEGHVLQPFILGRAVRVHPLAVVLTVAAGGMVAGIGGAVVAVPLVAVTNTVVGYLRQYSAELHGPEPEHGPEPEHGPEPERGPEPEPVAAPAEPAAREQPNAEDPAHQG; this is encoded by the coding sequence ATGTCGCGAGTACCAGGGTGGCTCGGCAAGCTGGGCGCCGGTCTCACCGAGATGAGCGAACGGCTGGACGCCCGCCGCGTGGAGGCTGAGCAGGAGGACGCGGTCCCCGGGCCGCCGTCCGCGCCCGCACCGGCCCGTGCGCAGCAGGCGGTGACCGATGGGGCGGCCGACGCGGTGCCGCACGCCCGCCGCCCCGTGCCGTCGGTGCCCGTCGCCCGCCCCGATCCCGCGCAGGCCGTGCCCTGGGGGGTGCGGGTCGCGGCCGAGGCCGGCTGGCGGCTGCTGGTGCTGGCGGGCACCGTCTGGGTGCTGATGCGGGTCATCAGCGCCATCCAGCTGGTGGTGTTCGCCTTCGTCATCGCGCTGCTGGTCACCGCGTTGCTGCAACCGACCGTCGCCCGGCTCACCCGCCGCGGGGTGCCGCGCGGCCCGGCCACCGCGCTCACCGCGATCAGCGGCTTCGTCGTCATCGGCCTGATGGGCTGGTTCGTGACCTGGCAGGTCATGGAGAACATCGACACGCTCTCCACCCAGATCCAGTCCGGCATCGACGATCTGCGCAACTGGCTGCTGAAGAGCCCCTTCCACGTCACCGACAAGCAGATCAACCAGATCGCCAAGAACCTGCGCGAGGCGATCGGCGCCAACGCCGACCAGATAACGTCCGCGGGTCTGGAAGGCGTTCAGGTCATCGTGGAGGCCCTCACCGGCATCCTGCTGGTGTTCTTCTCCACGCTCTTCCTGCTCTACGACGGCAAGCGCATCTGGCAGTGGTTCCTGAAGCTGGTGCCCTCCGCCGCCCGGGAGGGCGTGGCCGGCGCCGGTCCGCGCGCCTGGCGCACCCTGACCGCGTATGTGCGCGGCACGGTCCTGGTCGCCCTGATCGACGCGATCTTCATCGGCATCGGCATCTACTTCCTCGATGTGCCGATGGCGGTCCCGCTGGCCGTCTTCATCTTCCTGTTCTCGTTCATCCCGCTGGTCGGCGCGGTCGCCTCCGGGGCGCTCGCGGTGATCGTGGCCCTGGTGACCCAGGGTGTCTTCACCGCCGTCATGACCCTGGTCGTGGTCCTCGCCGTGCAGCAGATCGAGGGCCATGTGCTGCAGCCCTTCATCCTGGGCCGCGCGGTGCGGGTGCACCCCCTCGCGGTCGTGCTGACCGTGGCGGCCGGCGGCATGGTGGCCGGTATCGGCGGCGCGGTGGTGGCCGTACCGCTGGTGGCGGTGACCAACACGGTGGTGGGCTATCTGCGCCAGTACTCGGCGGAACTCCACGGGCCCGAGCCGGAACACGGGCCCGAGCCGGAACACGGGCCCGAGCCGGAACGCGGACCCGAGCCGGAACCGGTCGCGGCCCCCGCCGAGCCCGCGGCGCGGGAGCAGCCGAACGCCGAGGACCCCGCTCACCAGGGGTGA
- a CDS encoding isoprenyl transferase has translation MNLRDKLRGLLVRLYARRVEGHLDHAQVPKHIGVIMDGNRRWAKASGSTTVHGHRAGADKIEEFLGWCTETDVEVVTLWLLSTDNFDRPQEELVPLLGIIEDVVRTLAADGRWRVHHVGAMDLLPAGMQATLKEAEEATAHIKGIVVNVAIGYGGRQEIADAVRSMLFDAHDKGVAMEDLAESVDIDMIGRHLYTSDQPDPDLVIRTSGEQRLSGFMLWQTAHSEYHFCDVYWPAFRKVDFLRALRDYAARHRRYGG, from the coding sequence GTGAACCTGCGCGACAAACTGCGCGGCCTGCTGGTCAGGCTCTACGCACGCCGGGTGGAGGGCCACCTCGACCACGCTCAGGTGCCCAAGCACATCGGCGTCATCATGGACGGCAACCGCCGCTGGGCGAAGGCCTCCGGCTCCACCACCGTCCACGGCCACCGGGCCGGTGCCGACAAGATCGAGGAGTTCCTCGGCTGGTGCACCGAGACCGATGTCGAGGTCGTCACCCTGTGGCTGCTGTCCACGGACAACTTCGACCGTCCGCAGGAGGAACTCGTCCCCCTGCTCGGCATCATCGAGGACGTCGTGCGCACCCTCGCCGCCGACGGCCGCTGGCGGGTGCACCACGTGGGCGCCATGGACCTGCTCCCCGCGGGCATGCAGGCCACCCTGAAGGAGGCCGAGGAGGCCACCGCCCACATCAAGGGGATAGTGGTCAACGTGGCCATCGGCTACGGCGGCCGGCAGGAGATCGCCGACGCCGTGCGCTCCATGCTCTTCGACGCCCACGACAAGGGCGTCGCGATGGAGGACCTCGCCGAGTCCGTCGACATCGACATGATCGGCCGTCACCTCTACACCAGCGACCAGCCCGACCCCGACCTCGTCATCCGCACCAGCGGCGAGCAGCGGTTGTCCGGATTCATGCTCTGGCAGACCGCCCACTCCGAGTACCACTTCTGTGACGTCTACTGGCCGGCCTTCCGCAAGGTCGACTTCCTGCGCGCGCTGCGCGACTACGCCGCACGTCACCGCCGGTACGGCGGCTGA
- a CDS encoding LLM class flavin-dependent oxidoreductase has protein sequence MTGLGVVFRPQLPPERLRAFARTVEGSGLDELWLWEDCFLEGGVSTAAAALAWTERLRVGVGLLPVPLRNVAVTAMETAALHRMFPGRASVVVGHGVQDWMGQVGARAASPLTLLGEHLDALRGLLRGEKLTVRGRYVTLDGVALDWPPSQPVPVLTGATGPRTLRLSGAKADGTLLTCATSPDGVRRARRLIEEGRAQAGRDAGPHRVVVYLLAATGAGAAERVRADLAAEGAQPGAGVAGDAAAVADAVRRLTEAGADTVVLQPTSNEPDPEGFVRFAADRVRPLLP, from the coding sequence ATGACTGGACTCGGAGTTGTGTTCCGGCCCCAGCTGCCGCCCGAGCGGCTGCGGGCCTTCGCCCGGACGGTGGAAGGGTCGGGGCTCGACGAACTGTGGCTGTGGGAGGACTGCTTCCTGGAGGGCGGCGTCTCCACGGCCGCCGCCGCGCTGGCCTGGACGGAGCGGCTGCGCGTCGGCGTCGGACTGCTCCCGGTGCCGCTGCGGAACGTGGCCGTGACCGCGATGGAGACCGCCGCCCTGCACCGGATGTTCCCCGGCCGCGCGAGCGTCGTCGTGGGTCACGGCGTGCAGGACTGGATGGGCCAGGTCGGCGCCCGCGCCGCCTCGCCGCTCACCCTCCTCGGGGAGCATCTCGACGCCCTGCGCGGCCTGCTGCGCGGGGAGAAGCTGACCGTCCGAGGGCGGTACGTCACCCTCGACGGCGTCGCCCTCGACTGGCCGCCGTCGCAGCCGGTGCCCGTGCTCACCGGCGCCACCGGCCCCCGCACCCTGCGTCTGTCCGGTGCCAAGGCCGACGGCACCCTGCTCACCTGCGCCACCTCCCCGGACGGCGTACGGCGGGCCCGCCGGCTCATCGAGGAGGGGCGGGCGCAGGCCGGGCGCGACGCGGGGCCGCACCGGGTGGTCGTCTATCTGCTCGCCGCCACCGGGGCCGGCGCCGCCGAGCGGGTCCGCGCCGACCTGGCCGCCGAGGGGGCGCAGCCCGGCGCGGGCGTCGCCGGGGACGCGGCCGCCGTGGCCGACGCCGTGCGGCGGCTGACCGAGGCCGGCGCCGACACCGTCGTCCTGCAACCGACGTCCAACGAGCCCGACCCGGAGGGCTTCGTTCGCTTCGCCGCGGACCGGGTCAGGCCGTTGCTCCCCTAG
- a CDS encoding transglycosylase SLT domain-containing protein — MLEGNRVSRISVRGFAVASATAVTAVGSVVGVASGSVAQNNDAAEPTAAADTTLLADIPTGQQAQVQSATLSQQADSQAIAADASAKKDAEEAARKAAAETAIAKKAAAEKAAEEAKQRAETKAAASRGDINASFPVQGSYTIAQIQAMARQIVPSGQFQCFSNIVNHESSWNYRAVNPSSGAYGLVQALPGGKMASAGADWQTNPATQIKWGLNYMNQRYGSPCDAWTYWQANGNY; from the coding sequence ATGCTGGAAGGAAACCGTGTGAGCCGGATTTCGGTCCGGGGATTCGCAGTGGCCTCGGCCACCGCGGTCACCGCCGTCGGAAGCGTCGTCGGAGTTGCCTCGGGCAGCGTCGCGCAGAACAACGACGCCGCGGAGCCGACGGCAGCAGCCGACACCACGCTCCTCGCGGACATACCGACGGGTCAGCAGGCCCAGGTCCAGTCCGCGACCCTGTCGCAGCAGGCCGACTCGCAGGCCATCGCCGCGGACGCGAGCGCCAAGAAGGACGCCGAGGAGGCGGCCCGCAAGGCCGCCGCCGAGACCGCGATCGCGAAGAAGGCCGCCGCCGAGAAGGCGGCCGAGGAAGCCAAGCAGCGCGCGGAGACCAAGGCCGCCGCCAGCCGTGGCGACATCAACGCCAGCTTCCCGGTGCAGGGCTCCTACACCATCGCCCAGATCCAGGCCATGGCCCGTCAGATCGTGCCGTCCGGCCAGTTCCAGTGCTTCAGCAACATCGTGAACCACGAGTCCAGCTGGAACTACCGCGCGGTCAACCCCTCGTCGGGTGCCTACGGCCTCGTCCAGGCCCTGCCCGGCGGCAAGATGGCCTCCGCGGGTGCCGACTGGCAGACCAACCCGGCCACGCAGATCAAGTGGGGCCTGAACTACATGAACCAGCGTTACGGCAGCCCCTGTGACGCCTGGACCTACTGGCAGGCCAACGGGAACTACTGA
- a CDS encoding DUF192 domain-containing protein: MARRRWRDGRGTLGVPGGTGARGTTVPLEIAASYRARTRGLLGRTSLDGAMLLSPANSVHTFGMRIPIDVAYLDRRLTVLSVRTMRPGRLGLPRPRARHVLEAEAGAMAGWGVRAGVRVELTANG; encoded by the coding sequence ATGGCACGACGACGCTGGCGGGACGGCCGGGGCACGCTGGGCGTGCCCGGCGGGACCGGTGCCCGGGGTACGACCGTCCCGCTGGAGATCGCCGCCTCCTACCGCGCCCGCACCCGGGGCCTGCTGGGCCGCACCTCCCTCGACGGCGCCATGCTGCTGTCCCCGGCGAACTCGGTGCACACCTTCGGCATGCGCATCCCCATCGACGTCGCCTACCTCGACCGCCGCCTGACCGTCCTGTCGGTCCGCACCATGCGCCCCGGTCGCCTGGGCCTGCCCCGCCCGCGCGCCCGGCACGTGCTGGAGGCGGAGGCGGGCGCGATGGCGGGGTGGGGTGTGCGGGCCGGGGTGCGGGTGGAGCTGACGGCGAACGGGTGA
- a CDS encoding OmpA family protein produces MTTRPRLALVLAAAALLLGAVPPSAQATGTDPTEPPDTAPSAAAPVRIDPHDPDLKLPEGATLATPKVLDIKSVVEDQSGDERREDTNADVTFALQAEVLFGKDSSSLGADAKARIAAIADEIRREHATQVRVFGFTDDLGSSAHGILLSRQRANTVQSVLAQDLGSPDITFEVRGYGEQYPIADNSTEEGRRKNRRVEVSFPRTAR; encoded by the coding sequence GTGACCACCCGACCCCGTCTCGCGCTCGTCCTCGCGGCCGCGGCCCTCCTGCTCGGCGCGGTGCCCCCTTCCGCGCAGGCCACCGGCACGGACCCCACCGAGCCCCCCGACACCGCGCCGTCGGCCGCCGCCCCGGTGAGGATCGACCCCCACGACCCGGACCTGAAGCTCCCGGAGGGCGCCACGCTGGCCACGCCCAAGGTGCTGGACATCAAGTCGGTGGTGGAGGACCAGAGCGGGGACGAACGCCGTGAGGACACCAACGCGGACGTCACCTTCGCCCTCCAGGCCGAAGTCCTCTTCGGCAAGGACAGCTCGTCGCTCGGCGCCGACGCCAAGGCCCGCATCGCCGCGATCGCCGACGAGATCCGCAGAGAGCACGCCACCCAGGTCCGCGTCTTCGGCTTCACCGACGACCTCGGCTCCTCGGCCCACGGCATCCTGCTCTCCCGGCAGCGCGCCAACACCGTCCAGTCGGTCCTCGCCCAGGACCTCGGCAGCCCCGACATCACCTTCGAGGTCCGCGGCTACGGCGAGCAGTACCCGATCGCCGACAACTCCACGGAGGAGGGCCGCCGCAAGAACCGCCGGGTGGAGGTGTCCTTCCCGCGCACCGCGCGGTGA